Proteins encoded by one window of Micromonospora coxensis:
- a CDS encoding DUF3052 domain-containing protein, whose amino-acid sequence MSATAGQAADGVRSLADRFGIEPGMVVMEMGYDDDVDQDLRDALTDRCGDLVDEDTDEVVDAVLVWYRDGDGDLFELLVDALGPLADAGVVWLLTPKAGRDGHVEPSEVAESAQTAGLQQTSTVNAGRDWSGARLVLRRGSKGKK is encoded by the coding sequence GTGAGCGCGACCGCTGGTCAGGCCGCCGACGGGGTACGCAGCCTGGCGGACCGGTTCGGGATCGAGCCGGGGATGGTCGTCATGGAGATGGGGTACGACGACGACGTCGACCAGGATCTCCGCGACGCCCTTACCGACCGCTGTGGAGATCTGGTCGACGAGGACACCGACGAGGTGGTCGACGCGGTGCTGGTGTGGTACCGCGACGGCGACGGTGACCTCTTCGAACTCCTCGTCGACGCCCTCGGCCCGCTGGCCGACGCCGGTGTCGTGTGGCTGCTGACCCCGAAGGCCGGCCGCGACGGGCACGTCGAGCCGAGCGAGGTCGCCGAGTCGGCGCAGACCGCCGGCCTCCAGCAGACCTCCACCGTGAACGCCGGTCGGGACTGGAGCGGCGCCCGCCTCGTGCTGCGGCGTGGCTCCAAGGGCAAGAAGTAG
- a CDS encoding MarR family winged helix-turn-helix transcriptional regulator encodes MTDSVGVDPGDRAELAGDAVRRIMHIAAAIRHHQDVEIAGLGLTPAAARALHQLDPDRPSPARDLAEQLRCDRSNVTALVDKLEQAGLVERRLDPADRRQKTLVVTEAGRRMRERVHRVVSDSRLLAPLSTGELAALRELVWKVSDGGCPEGEV; translated from the coding sequence ATGACTGACAGCGTCGGGGTCGACCCGGGCGACCGCGCCGAACTGGCCGGGGACGCGGTCCGGCGGATCATGCACATCGCCGCCGCCATCCGGCACCACCAGGACGTGGAGATCGCCGGGCTGGGACTGACACCGGCCGCCGCCCGCGCCCTGCACCAGCTCGACCCGGACCGTCCGTCGCCCGCCCGGGACCTCGCCGAGCAGCTGCGCTGCGACCGGTCCAACGTGACCGCCCTGGTCGACAAGCTGGAGCAGGCCGGGCTGGTGGAACGCCGGCTCGACCCCGCCGACCGGCGGCAGAAGACACTGGTGGTCACCGAGGCGGGCCGCCGGATGCGGGAGCGGGTGCACCGGGTGGTGTCCGACTCCCGGCTGCTCGCCCCGCTCAGCACCGGGGAACTGGCCGCCCTGCGCGAGCTGGTGTGGAAGGTCTCCGACGGTGGCTGCCCGGAGGGTGAGGTGTGA
- a CDS encoding peroxiredoxin, which translates to MPIEVGAEAPDFVLKDQNNQEVRLSDYRGRRTVLLVFYPLAFTGICQGELCEVRDNLNEYVNDDVQVLTVSVDSVYAHKIWADKEGYQFPLLADFWPHGAVAQAYGVFNDVAGIANRGTFVIDKAGVVRFAEMNMPGEARDQQGWRKALAEAVAG; encoded by the coding sequence ATGCCGATCGAGGTTGGCGCCGAGGCGCCCGACTTCGTGCTCAAGGACCAGAACAACCAGGAGGTCCGGCTCTCGGACTACCGGGGCAGGCGCACCGTGCTGCTGGTCTTCTACCCGCTCGCCTTCACCGGCATCTGCCAGGGTGAGCTCTGCGAGGTGCGGGACAACCTCAACGAGTACGTCAACGACGACGTCCAGGTCCTCACCGTCAGCGTGGACTCGGTCTACGCCCACAAGATCTGGGCCGACAAGGAGGGCTACCAGTTCCCGCTGCTGGCCGACTTCTGGCCGCACGGGGCGGTCGCCCAGGCGTACGGCGTCTTCAACGACGTGGCGGGCATCGCCAACCGGGGCACGTTCGTGATCGACAAGGCCGGCGTGGTCCGGTTCGCCGAGATGAACATGCCGGGCGAGGCGCGCGACCAGCAGGGCTGGCGCAAGGCCCTCGCCGAGGCCGTCGCCGGCTGA
- a CDS encoding secondary thiamine-phosphate synthase enzyme YjbQ, whose protein sequence is MRSEVITVRTGSRPTVLDITAEAERFVSGQGDGLLHVFVPHATAGLAIIETGAGSDDDLLRALDDLLPTDDRWRHRHGSPGHGRDHVLPAFVPPYATLPVLGGRLQLGTWQSICLVDTNGDNPSRQVRFSFLPG, encoded by the coding sequence ATGCGCAGTGAGGTGATCACGGTCCGGACCGGCTCCCGGCCCACCGTCCTGGACATCACCGCCGAGGCCGAGCGGTTCGTCTCCGGGCAGGGCGACGGGCTGCTGCACGTCTTCGTGCCGCACGCCACCGCCGGCCTGGCGATCATCGAGACCGGCGCCGGCTCCGACGACGACCTGCTGCGGGCCCTCGACGACCTGCTCCCCACCGACGACCGCTGGCGGCACCGGCACGGCTCGCCCGGGCACGGGCGCGACCACGTGCTGCCCGCGTTCGTCCCGCCGTACGCGACGCTGCCGGTGCTCGGCGGGCGGCTCCAGCTCGGCACCTGGCAGTCGATCTGCCTGGTCGACACCAACGGCGACAACCCGAGCCGGCAGGTCCGCTTCTCCTTCCTCCCCGGCTGA
- a CDS encoding SAM-dependent methyltransferase: MLSFEIRPIGTVRNDRTDAQHTDNWGAVRSTITVDERFGEACLQGLEEFSHVEVLFVFDRFPEHDDYREPRPNRGRADLPPVGVFAGRGPRRPNRIGVTCCAIESVRGRELTVVGLDAVSGTPVIDLKPTMTEFLPVDVRQPEWVSHLMSEYFRP, from the coding sequence ATGCTCAGCTTCGAGATCAGACCGATCGGTACGGTCCGCAACGACCGGACGGATGCCCAGCACACCGACAACTGGGGTGCCGTCCGCAGCACGATCACCGTCGACGAGCGCTTCGGCGAGGCGTGCCTGCAGGGCCTGGAGGAGTTCTCGCACGTCGAGGTTCTCTTCGTCTTCGACCGGTTCCCGGAGCACGACGACTACCGCGAACCCCGCCCGAACCGCGGCCGCGCCGACCTGCCGCCCGTCGGCGTCTTCGCCGGTCGCGGTCCCCGCCGACCGAACCGCATCGGGGTGACGTGCTGCGCGATCGAATCCGTACGCGGCCGCGAACTGACCGTGGTCGGCCTCGACGCGGTCTCGGGCACCCCCGTCATCGACCTGAAGCCGACGATGACCGAGTTCCTGCCGGTCGACGTCCGGCAGCCGGAATGGGTCAGCCACCTGATGTCCGAGTACTTCCGGCCGTGA
- the aceE gene encoding pyruvate dehydrogenase (acetyl-transferring), homodimeric type encodes MATERKRPVITAGLPSQLPDIDPEETGEWVESLDGVIDERGTKRARYVMLRLLERARERQVGVPSLTTTDYINTIPPEREPWFPGDEHVERRIRAYVRWNAAMLVHRAQRPEIGVGGHISTFASSASLYEVGFNHFFRGKNHPGGGDHIFYQGHASPGMYARAFLEGRLTEHQLDGFRQELSHPGGGLPSYPHPRLMPDFWEFPTVSMGLGGLNAIYQARFNRYLHHRGIKDTSDQHVWAFLGDGEMDEPETLGAIGVAAREELDNLTFVINCNLQRLDGPVRGNGKVMQELEAFFRGAGWNVIKVVWGREWDPLLAADTDGALVNLMNTTPDGDYQTYKAESGAYVREHFFGRDQRTRKMVEHLSDDEIWNLKRGGHDYRKLYAAYKAATEHTGQPTVILAKTIKGWTLGSHFEGRNATHQMKKLTLEDLKLFRDRLYLDVPDKVLEENPYLPPYLNPGEKSDEMAYLKERRQQLGGYLPSRRTTFKSLAIPGSERFSDIKRGSGKQKVATTMAFVRLLKDVMKDKEFGKRWVPIIPDEARTFGLDSIFPTAKIYSPHGQRYTSVDRELFLSYKESTAGQILHEGINEAGSVASFTAAGTSYATHDEPMIPMYIFYSMFGFQRTGDGFWAAADQMARGFVLGATAGRTTLNGEGLQHEDGHSLLLAATNPAVVAYDPAFAFEIAHIVENGLHRMYGEQQENIFYYLTVYNEPIHQPAEPAEVDVEGLLKGIYRYSPAPQVDGPRANILASGTGMQWALKAQQLLAQDWGVAADVWSVTSWTELRRDAVQCEEHNLLNPGGEPRVPYVQQKLADADGPKVAVSDWMRAVPDLIARWVPGDYTSLGTDGFGMSDTRHALRRHFHVDAESVAVATLRQLALRGTVPANVPAEAAKKYAIEDVNAAPVGETGGDS; translated from the coding sequence GTGGCTACGGAACGCAAGCGCCCGGTGATCACCGCTGGTCTGCCGAGCCAGCTTCCGGACATCGACCCTGAAGAGACCGGCGAATGGGTCGAGTCGCTCGACGGTGTCATCGACGAGCGCGGGACCAAACGCGCCCGCTACGTCATGCTGCGCCTGCTGGAGCGGGCCCGCGAGCGCCAGGTCGGGGTGCCGTCGCTGACCACCACCGACTACATCAACACCATCCCGCCGGAGCGCGAGCCGTGGTTCCCGGGTGACGAGCACGTCGAGCGCCGGATCCGGGCGTACGTGCGGTGGAACGCGGCGATGCTGGTGCACCGGGCGCAGCGCCCGGAGATCGGCGTCGGCGGACACATCTCCACCTTCGCCAGCTCCGCCTCGCTCTACGAGGTCGGCTTCAACCACTTCTTCCGGGGCAAGAACCACCCCGGCGGCGGCGACCACATCTTCTACCAGGGTCACGCCTCCCCCGGCATGTACGCCCGGGCGTTCCTGGAGGGCCGGCTGACCGAGCACCAGCTCGACGGCTTCCGCCAGGAGCTGTCCCACCCGGGCGGCGGGCTGCCGTCGTACCCGCACCCGCGGCTGATGCCGGACTTCTGGGAGTTCCCCACGGTGTCCATGGGCCTGGGCGGCCTGAACGCGATCTACCAGGCGCGGTTCAACCGCTACCTGCACCACCGGGGCATCAAGGACACCTCCGACCAGCACGTCTGGGCGTTCCTCGGCGACGGTGAGATGGACGAGCCGGAGACCCTCGGCGCGATCGGGGTGGCCGCCCGCGAGGAGCTGGACAACCTCACCTTCGTGATCAACTGCAACCTCCAGCGGCTGGACGGCCCGGTCCGCGGCAACGGCAAGGTCATGCAGGAGCTGGAGGCGTTCTTCCGGGGCGCCGGCTGGAACGTCATCAAGGTGGTCTGGGGCCGGGAGTGGGACCCGCTGCTCGCCGCGGACACCGACGGCGCGCTGGTCAACCTGATGAACACCACGCCCGACGGCGACTACCAGACCTACAAGGCGGAGTCCGGGGCGTACGTGCGGGAGCACTTCTTCGGCCGCGACCAGCGGACCCGCAAGATGGTCGAGCACCTGAGCGACGACGAGATCTGGAACCTCAAGCGGGGCGGCCACGACTACCGCAAGCTCTACGCGGCGTACAAGGCGGCGACCGAGCACACCGGGCAGCCGACGGTCATCCTGGCCAAGACGATCAAGGGCTGGACGCTCGGCTCGCACTTCGAGGGCCGCAACGCCACCCACCAGATGAAGAAGCTGACGCTGGAGGACCTCAAGCTCTTCCGCGACCGGCTCTACCTGGACGTCCCGGACAAGGTCCTGGAGGAGAACCCGTACCTCCCGCCGTACCTGAACCCGGGCGAGAAGTCCGACGAGATGGCGTACCTCAAGGAGCGGCGTCAGCAGCTCGGTGGCTACCTGCCGTCGCGGCGGACCACGTTCAAGTCGCTGGCCATTCCCGGCTCGGAGCGGTTCTCCGACATCAAGCGCGGCTCGGGCAAGCAGAAGGTGGCCACCACCATGGCCTTCGTCCGCCTGCTCAAGGACGTGATGAAGGACAAGGAGTTCGGCAAGCGCTGGGTGCCGATCATCCCGGACGAGGCGCGCACCTTCGGCCTGGACTCGATCTTCCCGACCGCGAAGATCTACTCGCCGCACGGCCAGCGCTACACCTCGGTCGACCGGGAGCTGTTCCTGTCGTACAAGGAGTCCACCGCGGGGCAGATCCTGCACGAGGGGATCAACGAGGCCGGCTCGGTCGCCTCGTTCACCGCCGCCGGCACCTCGTACGCCACCCACGACGAGCCGATGATCCCGATGTACATCTTCTACTCGATGTTCGGGTTCCAGCGCACCGGCGACGGCTTCTGGGCGGCGGCGGACCAGATGGCGCGCGGTTTCGTGCTCGGCGCGACGGCCGGCCGGACCACGCTCAACGGTGAGGGCCTGCAGCACGAGGACGGCCACTCGCTGCTGCTCGCCGCCACCAACCCGGCGGTGGTCGCCTACGACCCGGCGTTCGCGTTCGAGATCGCGCACATCGTGGAGAACGGCCTGCACCGGATGTACGGCGAGCAGCAGGAGAACATCTTCTACTACCTCACCGTCTACAACGAGCCGATCCACCAGCCGGCCGAGCCGGCCGAGGTGGACGTCGAGGGGCTGCTCAAGGGCATCTACCGGTACTCCCCGGCCCCGCAGGTCGACGGCCCGCGGGCCAACATCCTGGCCTCCGGCACCGGCATGCAGTGGGCGCTGAAGGCGCAGCAGCTGCTCGCCCAGGACTGGGGGGTGGCCGCCGACGTCTGGTCGGTGACCTCGTGGACGGAGCTGCGCCGCGACGCGGTGCAGTGCGAGGAGCACAACCTGCTCAACCCGGGCGGCGAGCCTCGGGTGCCGTACGTGCAGCAGAAGCTGGCCGACGCCGACGGGCCGAAGGTCGCGGTCAGCGACTGGATGCGCGCGGTGCCGGACCTGATCGCCCGCTGGGTGCCCGGCGACTACACCTCGCTCGGCACCGACGGCTTCGGCATGTCGGACACCCGGCACGCGCTGCGCCGGCACTTCCACGTCGACGCCGAGTCGGTGGCGGTGGCGACGCTGCGGCAGCTCGCGCTGCGCGGCACGGTGCCGGCGAACGTGCCGGCCGAGGCGGCCAAGAAGTACGCCATCGAGGACGTCAACGCGGCCCCGGTCGGCGAGACCGGCGGCGACAGCTAG
- a CDS encoding transketolase C-terminal domain-containing protein, with amino-acid sequence MLIDVTTPQDLDDRFRETLGALPEPERRRDPAEPVRAGAALTGRHLLALFDAQVTSRQLDLAGRWLRSFDEGYYTIGSAGHEANAAVAAALRPTDPALLHYRSGAFYCTRAAQAAGEFPAPRPADGTPTSGGPVAAADFDDGGTAGSGGPDDGVSGSGGPTAADGPDQSAAHDPDDAADRTGGAPEHAAGTGPATPAVAEAGGLTGTVTAGYRVGADGTAEAVTVELPADPPSADDAAAARPDAGTAPERRGEAAAEGAPGGPDDDAYADAARDVLRGMVASAREPIAGGRHKVFGRADLAVVPTTSTIASHLPRAVGLGLALERLRRVETAGRRGGDSPLRSPWPRDAIVVCSFGDASVNHASATAALNTAGWYDHTGLRIPVLFLCEDNGLGISVRSPEGWVERALRARPGVRYFAADGADPVGTYAVAAEAAAWVRRHRRPAVLHLRTVRLMGHAGADAETAYRSTAEITADEARDPLLATARTLVEAGMATGEELLTRYDERGWQVRRIAEEVLDEPKLGSVAEVVAPLAPRRPARVAATVAESAARAAGPGAAARAEVFGGKPPELAGPLTLAQSVNAALADAMLAHPGMAVFGEDVAAKGGVYGVTKGLREKFGAARVFDTLLDETSVLGLGLGAGLAGMLPVPEIQYLAYLHNAEDQLRGEAATMQFFSQGAFRNPMVVRVPGLAYQEGFGGHFHNDNSVAVLRDVPGLVIAVPARPDDAAPLLRTCLAAAAVDGTVSVLLEPIALYHVRDLYEPGDGEWLGQYAEPGAWAAGHVPIGRARVYGVGSAEDVTILTFGNGVRMSLRAAATLADEGIGTRVVDLRWLAPLPVADIIREASATGRVLVVDETRRSGGVGEGIIAALVDAGYVGAARRVAAIDSFVPLGPAARQVLVSEEAITQGARALLAR; translated from the coding sequence ATGCTGATCGACGTGACCACCCCGCAAGATCTCGACGACCGGTTCCGGGAGACGCTGGGCGCGCTGCCCGAGCCCGAGCGGCGGCGTGACCCGGCCGAACCGGTGCGCGCGGGCGCCGCGCTGACCGGGCGGCACCTGCTCGCCCTCTTCGACGCCCAGGTCACCAGCCGCCAGCTCGACCTGGCCGGGCGCTGGCTGCGCAGCTTCGACGAGGGCTACTACACCATCGGCTCGGCCGGCCACGAGGCAAACGCGGCGGTCGCCGCCGCGCTGCGCCCCACCGACCCGGCGCTGCTGCACTACCGCTCGGGGGCGTTCTACTGCACCCGCGCCGCCCAGGCCGCCGGCGAGTTCCCCGCCCCGCGCCCCGCCGACGGCACGCCCACCTCCGGTGGCCCCGTCGCTGCCGCCGACTTCGACGACGGCGGTACGGCCGGCTCCGGCGGCCCCGACGACGGCGTGTCCGGCTCCGGCGGTCCCACGGCTGCGGACGGACCGGACCAGTCCGCCGCCCACGACCCCGACGACGCGGCGGACCGGACGGGTGGCGCGCCGGAGCACGCCGCCGGTACCGGCCCCGCCACCCCTGCCGTCGCCGAGGCCGGCGGGCTGACCGGCACCGTGACGGCGGGCTACCGGGTCGGGGCGGACGGCACCGCCGAGGCGGTCACCGTGGAGCTGCCGGCCGATCCGCCGTCCGCCGACGACGCGGCGGCGGCGCGCCCCGACGCCGGCACGGCACCGGAACGACGGGGCGAGGCCGCCGCCGAGGGCGCACCGGGCGGACCCGACGACGACGCGTACGCGGACGCGGCCCGGGACGTGCTGCGCGGCATGGTCGCCTCGGCGCGGGAGCCGATCGCCGGGGGCCGGCACAAGGTCTTCGGCCGGGCCGACCTGGCCGTCGTGCCGACCACCTCGACGATCGCCTCGCACCTGCCCCGGGCGGTCGGCCTCGGGCTCGCCCTGGAACGGCTGCGCCGGGTGGAGACCGCCGGCCGGCGCGGCGGCGACAGCCCGCTGCGCTCGCCCTGGCCCCGGGACGCCATCGTGGTCTGCTCCTTCGGCGACGCCTCGGTCAACCACGCCAGCGCCACCGCCGCGCTGAACACCGCCGGCTGGTACGACCACACCGGACTGCGCATCCCGGTGCTCTTCCTCTGCGAGGACAACGGCCTCGGCATCAGCGTCCGCTCGCCGGAGGGCTGGGTCGAGCGGGCGTTGCGGGCACGTCCCGGGGTGCGGTACTTCGCCGCCGACGGCGCGGACCCGGTCGGCACGTACGCGGTGGCGGCCGAGGCCGCGGCCTGGGTACGGCGGCACCGGCGGCCGGCGGTGCTGCACCTGCGCACGGTACGGCTGATGGGACACGCGGGCGCGGACGCCGAGACCGCGTACCGCAGCACCGCCGAGATCACCGCCGACGAGGCGCGCGACCCGCTGCTGGCCACCGCCCGGACGCTGGTGGAGGCGGGCATGGCCACCGGGGAGGAGCTGCTCACCCGGTACGACGAACGCGGCTGGCAGGTCCGCCGGATCGCCGAGGAGGTGCTGGACGAGCCGAAGCTGGGCAGCGTCGCCGAGGTGGTGGCCCCGCTCGCGCCGCGCCGGCCGGCCCGGGTCGCCGCCACGGTGGCCGAGTCGGCCGCCCGGGCCGCCGGTCCGGGCGCCGCCGCCCGGGCCGAGGTGTTCGGCGGGAAGCCGCCGGAGCTGGCCGGCCCGCTCACCCTCGCGCAGAGCGTCAACGCGGCGCTCGCCGACGCGATGCTGGCCCACCCCGGCATGGCGGTCTTCGGCGAGGACGTCGCCGCCAAGGGTGGGGTGTACGGGGTGACGAAGGGGCTGCGCGAGAAGTTCGGCGCGGCCCGGGTCTTCGACACGCTGCTCGACGAGACGTCGGTGCTCGGGCTCGGTCTGGGCGCCGGGCTGGCCGGGATGCTGCCGGTGCCGGAGATCCAGTACCTGGCGTACCTGCACAACGCCGAGGACCAGTTGCGCGGCGAGGCGGCCACCATGCAGTTCTTCTCCCAGGGTGCGTTCCGCAACCCGATGGTGGTGCGGGTGCCGGGGCTGGCGTACCAGGAGGGCTTCGGGGGGCACTTCCACAACGACAACTCGGTGGCCGTACTCCGGGACGTGCCCGGCCTGGTGATCGCGGTGCCGGCGCGGCCGGACGACGCCGCGCCCCTGCTGCGGACCTGCCTGGCCGCCGCGGCGGTGGACGGCACGGTGAGCGTCCTGCTGGAGCCCATCGCCCTCTACCACGTCCGTGACCTGTACGAGCCGGGTGACGGCGAGTGGCTCGGGCAGTACGCCGAACCGGGGGCGTGGGCGGCCGGGCACGTGCCGATCGGCCGGGCCCGGGTCTACGGCGTCGGCTCGGCCGAGGACGTCACGATCCTCACCTTCGGTAACGGGGTGCGGATGTCGCTGCGCGCGGCGGCCACCCTCGCCGACGAGGGGATCGGCACCCGGGTGGTGGACCTGCGCTGGCTGGCCCCGCTGCCGGTGGCGGACATCATCCGGGAGGCGTCGGCGACCGGCCGGGTGCTGGTGGTGGACGAGACACGCCGCTCCGGCGGGGTGGGCGAGGGGATCATCGCGGCCCTGGTCGATGCCGGATATGTCGGAGCCGCGCGGCGGGTAGCTGCAATCGACTCGTTTGTACCATTAGGCCCGGCGGCGCGTCAGGTTCTCGTCTCCGAGGAAGCCATTACCCAGGGTGCCCGCGCGCTGCTGGCACGGTAA